The Mesorhizobium loti genome includes a region encoding these proteins:
- a CDS encoding Lrp/AsnC family transcriptional regulator, with the protein MALEIDEIDRKLLTELQRDGTLSVDQLSERVALSRNACWRRVKRLEEDGVITGRVALVDAEKLGLGLSVFILIRTSNHDPEWLQRFRAAVTGFPEITGVYRMSGDLDYVLRARVADVKAYDRLYQRLIAKVALSDVSASFVMEEIKETTVVPMELR; encoded by the coding sequence ATGGCGTTAGAAATCGACGAAATCGACCGAAAATTGCTCACCGAGTTGCAACGCGACGGTACGCTGTCGGTCGACCAGCTGTCGGAACGGGTGGCGCTGTCGCGCAATGCCTGCTGGCGCCGGGTGAAGCGGCTGGAGGAAGATGGCGTCATCACCGGCCGGGTGGCGCTTGTCGATGCCGAAAAGCTCGGGCTTGGCCTTTCCGTCTTCATCCTGATCCGCACGTCCAACCACGATCCGGAGTGGCTGCAGAGATTCCGGGCGGCGGTGACCGGCTTTCCCGAGATCACCGGCGTCTACCGCATGTCCGGAGACCTAGACTATGTCTTGCGCGCCCGCGTCGCCGACGTGAAGGCCTATGATCGGCTCTACCAGCGGCTGATCGCCAAGGTGGCGCTGTCCGACGTTTCCGCGTCGTTCGTGATGGAGGAGATCAAGGAGACTACGGTGGTTCCGATGGAACTGAGGTAA
- the dut gene encoding dUTP diphosphatase: MRPALQTPSVIGPTVGFVRLPHGEGLPLPAYESTGAAGMDLRAAVPDDRPLLILPGKRALVPTGLILEIPEGMEGQVRPRSGLAFKHGLTVLNTPGTIDSDYRGEVKVLLINLGDEDFAVTRGMRIAQIVFAAVSQAAVEERTLAGGTARGAGGFGSTGTA, from the coding sequence ATGCGCCCAGCCCTTCAAACTCCCTCCGTCATCGGTCCGACCGTCGGCTTCGTCAGGTTGCCGCATGGTGAAGGACTTCCCCTCCCTGCCTATGAAAGCACCGGTGCGGCCGGCATGGATCTGCGCGCCGCGGTGCCCGACGACCGGCCGCTGCTGATCCTGCCAGGAAAGCGCGCTCTGGTGCCGACCGGGCTGATCCTGGAAATTCCGGAAGGCATGGAAGGTCAGGTACGGCCGCGCTCGGGCCTCGCTTTCAAACATGGGCTTACCGTTCTCAACACGCCCGGCACCATCGACAGCGACTATCGCGGCGAAGTGAAGGTACTGCTGATCAATCTCGGCGACGAGGACTTTGCCGTGACGCGCGGCATGCGCATCGCTCAGATCGTCTTCGCGGCGGTGTCCCAGGCTGCCGTGGAAGAGCGCACTCTGGCCGGCGGCACGGCGCGTGGCGCGGGCGGGTTCGGATCGACCGGCACCGCCTGA
- a CDS encoding HAD family phosphatase, with protein sequence MSELPRLVIFDCDGILVDTENLANRRLAEWLTAAGYPTSFEYCRKNFSGRSMASVQKEIEAETSVRLGADFVDRWNAGLPDLFAHGVEAIPYVREFVEAVRSAGIAYCVATSARVSKMHITLGQTGLLPLFEHAMFSSTMVGRGKPFPDLFLLAAKTMGFAPADCIVIEDSVAGTQAGIAAGMRVFSYHADPYSDRDGLIQAGGILFDDMRELAGLVPIH encoded by the coding sequence ATGTCTGAACTGCCTAGACTTGTCATCTTCGACTGCGACGGTATCCTGGTCGATACAGAGAACTTGGCCAATCGGCGCCTCGCCGAATGGCTGACCGCTGCCGGCTACCCGACAAGCTTCGAATATTGCCGCAAGAATTTCTCCGGCCGCAGCATGGCGTCGGTGCAGAAAGAGATCGAAGCAGAGACCAGCGTCAGGCTCGGCGCCGATTTCGTCGATCGCTGGAATGCCGGCCTGCCGGACCTGTTCGCCCATGGCGTCGAGGCGATCCCTTACGTCCGCGAGTTTGTCGAAGCCGTGCGTTCCGCCGGTATCGCCTATTGCGTCGCCACCTCGGCCCGGGTGTCGAAGATGCACATCACGCTTGGCCAGACCGGGCTGTTGCCGCTGTTCGAACACGCGATGTTTTCTTCGACCATGGTCGGGCGCGGCAAGCCGTTTCCCGACCTGTTCCTACTTGCGGCCAAGACCATGGGCTTCGCGCCCGCCGACTGTATCGTCATCGAGGACAGCGTCGCCGGCACGCAGGCCGGCATTGCCGCCGGCATGCGGGTGTTTTCTTACCATGCCGATCCCTATTCCGACCGCGACGGCCTGATCCAGGCCGGCGGCATCCTGTTCGACGACATGCGCGAACTGGCCGGGCTGGTGCCGATCCACTGA
- a CDS encoding oxaloacetate decarboxylase, which produces MDKGKIFRDLHASTFVMPNPWDIGTTKLLGSFGFTALATTSAGFALSRGLPDGAVTFDQMIHHCREVTAATSLPVSADLEKGKGDSAEQAAETIFAAEAAGLAGCSIEDHTGDPDKPIYDFAHAVERVAAAVEAARALKRDFVFTARAENFLWGKSDLDDTIKRLQAFEKAGADVLYAPGIGDVEMIRTVCSAVSKPVNVMAKPGFTIADLSMAGVKRVSLGPWLTNFAYGMLETAAREIQHDGTFGFTRAAMPFSKLQALFAKPSA; this is translated from the coding sequence ATGGATAAGGGCAAGATCTTTCGCGACCTGCATGCCTCGACCTTCGTCATGCCCAATCCCTGGGATATCGGCACGACGAAGCTGCTCGGCTCCTTCGGCTTCACGGCGCTGGCGACGACCAGCGCCGGCTTTGCCCTTTCGCGCGGCCTGCCGGACGGCGCGGTGACCTTCGACCAGATGATCCATCATTGCCGCGAGGTGACGGCGGCGACCAGCCTGCCTGTCTCCGCCGACCTCGAGAAAGGCAAGGGCGATAGCGCCGAGCAGGCCGCCGAAACCATCTTCGCGGCCGAAGCGGCCGGTCTTGCCGGCTGCTCGATCGAAGACCACACTGGCGATCCGGACAAGCCGATCTATGATTTTGCGCACGCGGTCGAACGCGTTGCGGCGGCGGTGGAGGCGGCGCGGGCGCTCAAGCGCGATTTCGTCTTCACCGCGCGCGCCGAGAATTTCCTGTGGGGCAAGTCCGACCTCGACGACACGATCAAGCGGCTGCAGGCCTTCGAGAAGGCCGGCGCCGACGTGCTCTATGCGCCGGGCATCGGCGACGTCGAGATGATCCGCACGGTCTGCTCGGCGGTGAGCAAGCCGGTCAATGTCATGGCAAAGCCCGGCTTCACGATCGCCGATCTTTCGATGGCCGGCGTCAAGCGCGTCTCGCTCGGGCCGTGGCTGACCAATTTCGCGTATGGCATGCTGGAAACGGCGGCACGCGAGATCCAGCATGACGGCACGTTCGGCTTCACCCGCGCCGCCATGCCGTTCAGCAAATTGCAGGCGCTGTTCGCCAAACCTTCAGCTTAG
- a CDS encoding proline racemase family protein has product MTLTVVDMHTGGEPLRIVTGGYPSIPKGTILEKRAYVRDHLDHLRKILMFEPRGHYDMYGALLVEPDLPGADLAVLFMHNEGYSTMCGHAIVALGRYAIDEGLVAKQEPITTVNIEAPCGLVVASVEVRDGKAGAVSFESVPAFLFAGSQTIELAGHGTIGFDIAYGGAFYALADCHQFGLEFGRDRVRDFVDAATALTNRLKADFPLSHPDHADLAFLYGTILTDGRDAFSGEVTKNICVFAEAEVDRSPTGSGVTARLAAMHAKGQIAIGQTRTFESIAGSRFSGAVVRTAKAGPHEAIIARVGGRAYYSGRAEFIVEADDELGRGFLLR; this is encoded by the coding sequence ATGACGCTTACCGTCGTCGATATGCATACCGGCGGCGAGCCGCTCCGGATCGTCACCGGCGGCTATCCCAGCATTCCAAAGGGCACCATCCTGGAAAAGCGCGCCTATGTGCGCGACCACCTCGATCATCTCAGGAAAATCCTGATGTTCGAGCCGCGCGGCCATTACGACATGTATGGCGCCTTGCTGGTCGAACCCGATCTGCCCGGCGCCGATCTCGCCGTGCTGTTCATGCACAATGAGGGATATTCGACCATGTGCGGCCACGCCATCGTCGCTCTCGGCCGCTACGCCATCGATGAAGGATTGGTGGCGAAACAGGAGCCAATCACGACTGTCAATATCGAGGCCCCGTGCGGGCTGGTCGTCGCCTCGGTCGAGGTCAGGGACGGCAAGGCCGGCGCGGTGTCGTTCGAAAGCGTGCCGGCCTTCCTGTTCGCCGGCAGCCAGACGATAGAGCTGGCGGGCCATGGCACGATCGGCTTCGACATCGCCTATGGCGGCGCCTTCTATGCTCTGGCCGATTGCCACCAATTCGGGCTGGAATTCGGCCGCGACCGGGTGCGCGATTTCGTCGATGCGGCAACCGCGCTGACAAACAGGCTCAAGGCCGATTTTCCGCTGTCGCATCCCGACCACGCCGACCTTGCCTTTCTCTACGGCACCATCCTGACCGATGGCCGCGATGCGTTTTCCGGCGAGGTGACCAAAAACATCTGCGTCTTCGCCGAAGCCGAGGTCGATCGCTCGCCGACCGGTTCCGGTGTCACTGCTCGCCTGGCGGCCATGCACGCCAAGGGCCAGATCGCGATCGGACAGACGCGTACATTCGAGAGCATCGCCGGTTCGCGCTTTTCCGGAGCCGTGGTGCGGACGGCGAAGGCTGGCCCGCATGAGGCGATCATCGCCCGCGTCGGCGGACGCGCCTATTATTCCGGGCGGGCCGAATTCATTGTCGAGGCCGATGACGAGCTCGGACGCGGATTTCTCCTGCGTTAA
- a CDS encoding sulfate transporter family protein produces the protein MIFDAARTAALELLSPPFRAVFIKTLGLTVLALVALWFGLTSLVEWLALPWLQTLLPGMPSWAGWLGGIIAAIALAFGMALLIAPVTAVVAGLFLDDIADVVERTDYPGDPSGRAMPALRSLVLSMRFLGVVILGNIVALLLLLVPGVNIAAFFIVNGYLLGREFFEFAAMRFRGEEEARALRRHYAGTVFLAGLLIAAFLAVPLLNLVTPLFAAAMMVHLHKAISVREMARSGYRRP, from the coding sequence GTGATTTTCGACGCTGCCCGCACTGCGGCCCTTGAGCTGCTCTCGCCTCCATTTCGGGCCGTGTTCATCAAGACGCTGGGCTTGACCGTGTTGGCGCTGGTCGCCCTGTGGTTCGGCCTGACCAGCCTCGTCGAGTGGCTGGCGCTGCCTTGGCTGCAGACGCTGTTGCCCGGCATGCCGTCCTGGGCCGGCTGGCTCGGCGGCATCATCGCGGCAATAGCGCTTGCCTTCGGCATGGCGTTGCTCATCGCACCGGTGACGGCTGTCGTCGCCGGCCTGTTCCTCGACGATATCGCCGACGTGGTCGAGCGCACCGACTACCCCGGCGATCCATCTGGCCGCGCCATGCCGGCACTGCGCTCGCTGGTGCTGTCGATGCGATTTCTCGGCGTCGTCATTCTTGGCAACATCGTCGCCCTGCTGCTTCTCCTGGTGCCGGGCGTCAACATCGCCGCCTTCTTCATCGTCAACGGCTATCTGCTTGGGCGCGAGTTCTTCGAATTCGCCGCCATGCGCTTTCGCGGCGAAGAAGAGGCCAGGGCCTTGCGCAGGCACTATGCCGGCACGGTGTTTCTCGCCGGGCTGCTCATCGCTGCCTTCCTCGCCGTGCCATTGCTCAATCTGGTGACGCCGCTCTTCGCCGCCGCCATGATGGTGCATCTGCACAAGGCGATCTCGGTACGGGAAATGGCTCGATCCGGATATCGGCGCCCTTAA
- a CDS encoding EamA family transporter, translating to MPAKNDMTTDLALLVVLAVLWGASYTFIKIGVETIPPVTFIAARTLIAGGILLAIIRWRGLAMPGDAASWRRFAFQACLNSVTPFTLIAAAERSVDAGLATILNATSPIFTFLLTALITRHEPVTLRKLIGVGAGIAGICLIIGTQALGGLGHELWAQLAIVAATICYAGAAIFGRGFKGLDPMLPAAGSMLCGAVILVPLSLVFDQPWTLAPSTASILALLGLSVFSTALAFVIYFRLIHTLGSVGTTSQAYLRVPIGVGIGALFLGESLGSTAWLGMGFVVAGVAAMTIPVSKPAFAR from the coding sequence ATGCCTGCAAAGAACGACATGACCACCGACCTGGCGCTGCTCGTCGTGCTGGCGGTACTCTGGGGCGCCTCCTACACCTTCATCAAGATCGGCGTCGAGACGATCCCGCCGGTCACCTTCATTGCCGCCCGCACCCTGATCGCCGGTGGCATCCTGTTGGCCATCATCCGCTGGCGCGGGCTCGCCATGCCGGGCGACGCGGCAAGCTGGCGCCGCTTCGCCTTCCAGGCATGCCTCAACAGCGTCACACCGTTCACCCTGATCGCCGCGGCCGAACGCTCGGTCGACGCCGGCCTCGCCACCATCCTGAACGCGACCTCACCGATCTTCACCTTCCTTTTGACCGCGCTCATCACCCGCCACGAGCCGGTCACGTTGCGCAAACTGATTGGCGTCGGCGCCGGCATTGCCGGCATCTGCCTCATCATCGGCACGCAGGCGCTGGGTGGTCTCGGTCATGAGTTGTGGGCGCAGTTGGCAATCGTCGCGGCAACAATCTGCTATGCCGGTGCGGCCATTTTCGGCCGTGGCTTCAAGGGCCTCGATCCAATGCTGCCGGCCGCCGGTTCGATGCTGTGCGGCGCCGTCATCCTCGTGCCCCTCAGCCTGGTGTTCGACCAGCCATGGACGCTGGCGCCGTCGACCGCATCGATACTGGCCTTGCTCGGCCTGTCGGTGTTTTCCACGGCGCTGGCCTTCGTCATCTATTTCCGCCTCATCCACACGCTGGGCTCGGTCGGCACCACCTCGCAAGCCTATCTGCGCGTGCCGATCGGCGTCGGCATCGGCGCGCTCTTCCTCGGCGAGAGCCTCGGCTCGACAGCATGGCTGGGCATGGGTTTTGTCGTGGCTGGGGTCGCGGCGATGACCATACCGGTTAGCAAGCCGGCGTTTGCACGGTAA
- a CDS encoding adenosine kinase, with translation MPKYDVLCIGNAIVDIIAQCDEEFLETNGIIKGAMNLIDTKRAELLYSRMGPAIEASGGSAGNTAAGVASFGGRAAFFGKVSNDALGEIYAHDIHAQGVAFDTIPLKGEPPTARSMIFVTPDGERSMNTYLGACVELGPEDVEADKASGAKVTYFEGYLWDPPRAKEAIRQTAKLAHAAGREVSMTLSDSFCVDRYRDEFLELMRSGTVDIVFANSHEIKSLYQTSSFDEALAQIRKDCRIAAVTRSEKGSVIVRGDETVVIKATAINELVDTTGAGDLYAAGFLHGYTQGRDLQTCGDLGSLAAGLVIQQIGPRPRQNLRREAEQAGLL, from the coding sequence ATGCCGAAATATGACGTGCTTTGCATCGGCAATGCCATTGTCGACATCATCGCCCAGTGCGACGAGGAATTCCTCGAGACCAACGGCATCATCAAGGGCGCGATGAACCTCATCGACACAAAGCGCGCCGAACTGCTCTACAGCCGCATGGGGCCGGCGATCGAAGCCTCCGGCGGCAGCGCCGGCAACACGGCGGCAGGCGTCGCCAGCTTCGGCGGCCGCGCCGCCTTCTTCGGCAAGGTCTCCAACGATGCGCTGGGCGAAATCTATGCCCACGACATCCATGCGCAGGGCGTCGCCTTCGACACCATTCCGCTCAAGGGCGAGCCGCCGACGGCGCGCTCGATGATCTTCGTCACCCCCGACGGCGAACGCTCGATGAACACCTATCTCGGCGCCTGCGTCGAGCTTGGCCCTGAGGACGTCGAGGCCGACAAGGCCTCTGGCGCCAAAGTCACCTATTTCGAAGGCTATCTGTGGGACCCGCCGCGCGCCAAGGAAGCAATCCGGCAGACGGCAAAGCTGGCGCACGCGGCAGGCCGCGAAGTCTCGATGACACTGTCGGATTCGTTCTGCGTCGACCGCTACCGCGACGAATTCCTCGAGCTGATGCGTTCGGGCACGGTCGATATCGTGTTTGCCAACAGCCACGAGATCAAGTCGCTCTACCAGACGTCGTCGTTCGACGAGGCGCTGGCGCAGATCCGCAAGGATTGCAGGATCGCCGCCGTGACCCGCTCGGAAAAAGGCTCGGTGATCGTGCGTGGCGACGAGACCGTGGTGATCAAGGCGACCGCCATCAACGAACTGGTCGACACGACTGGCGCCGGCGATCTCTATGCCGCAGGCTTCCTGCATGGCTACACGCAAGGCCGCGACCTGCAGACCTGCGGCGACCTTGGCTCACTGGCGGCCGGATTGGTGATCCAGCAGATCGGCCCCAGGCCACGGCAGAATTTGCGCCGAGAGGCTGAGCAGGCGGGGTTGCTGTAG
- a CDS encoding DUF2384 domain-containing protein produces the protein MNRFHIQGLKQDDFAEMVAEDVERALAHYDEAINKPTMVSVGKIAGSIASAVTLLSPKHQRAIDAIHADLPGLASKFVRALAAEAARRSEAGIASATKPTTIPLADVEPPSLPKSDDLESMLIEDWAGRVAGSTYLEENLRIARSTLHRWQRRGEVIALRKGGRKHVFPLAQFVDGRPVAGIRDVLSLISNPRLAWLWLTRPSGQLDGRVPIDLLRQDQVDGVVEAARAFAPD, from the coding sequence ATGAACAGATTTCATATCCAGGGCCTCAAGCAGGACGACTTCGCGGAGATGGTCGCGGAGGACGTCGAACGCGCGCTTGCCCATTATGACGAGGCCATCAACAAGCCCACCATGGTCTCGGTCGGCAAGATCGCCGGCAGCATAGCATCCGCCGTCACCTTGCTGTCGCCGAAGCACCAGCGCGCCATCGACGCCATTCATGCCGACCTTCCCGGCCTGGCATCGAAATTCGTGCGCGCACTGGCGGCCGAGGCCGCGCGGCGCAGCGAAGCCGGTATTGCTAGCGCGACAAAGCCGACGACGATCCCGTTGGCCGATGTCGAGCCCCCTTCGCTGCCAAAGTCCGACGATCTCGAATCGATGCTGATCGAGGACTGGGCGGGCCGCGTCGCCGGCTCGACTTACCTGGAAGAGAATTTGCGCATCGCCCGCTCGACGCTGCATCGCTGGCAGCGGCGGGGTGAGGTCATCGCCTTGCGCAAGGGCGGCCGCAAACATGTCTTCCCGCTGGCGCAGTTCGTCGACGGCAGGCCGGTCGCGGGCATTCGCGACGTGTTGTCGCTGATCAGCAATCCCAGACTGGCATGGCTGTGGCTGACGCGCCCCTCGGGGCAGCTCGACGGCCGTGTTCCCATCGACCTGCTCCGGCAGGATCAGGTCGATGGGGTCGTCGAGGCAGCGCGTGCCTTCGCGCCGGACTAA
- the speB gene encoding agmatinase — translation MLKSLPRTRETDDAVFGKNIYGGSHEPVYGGVLSFMRRRLTRNLDGVDVAVWGIPFDAAVSNRPGARFGPQGVRRASAILEGDPQYPFRADPFERLAVIDYGDCGLDFGRHDETPWQIEAQASEVVDAGVTLLSIGGDHYVTWPLLRAHAKKYGPLALVQFDAHQDTWLDEEKRIDHGSFVARAVAEGLIIPERSIQVGIRTHAPDTCGLEILHGEDVAELGVAGVVERIKARVGDARTYLTFDIDCLDPAFAPGTGTPVAGGLSSREALMILRRLGSLDIVGADVVEVAPAYDHADVTSIAGAAVLQHYLGLLAERKG, via the coding sequence ATGCTCAAATCCCTGCCGCGTACGCGCGAAACCGACGATGCCGTTTTCGGCAAGAACATCTATGGCGGCTCGCACGAGCCGGTCTATGGTGGCGTCCTGTCCTTCATGCGCCGCAGGTTGACCCGCAACCTTGACGGCGTCGATGTCGCCGTGTGGGGCATTCCGTTCGATGCGGCCGTCTCCAACCGGCCGGGCGCCCGCTTCGGTCCGCAAGGCGTGCGGCGCGCCTCGGCCATCCTCGAAGGCGATCCGCAATATCCCTTCCGCGCGGATCCGTTCGAACGGTTGGCGGTCATCGACTATGGCGATTGCGGTCTCGATTTCGGCCGGCATGACGAGACGCCGTGGCAGATCGAGGCACAGGCAAGCGAGGTCGTCGATGCCGGCGTCACGCTGTTGTCCATCGGCGGCGATCACTACGTCACCTGGCCGCTGCTCAGGGCGCATGCGAAGAAGTATGGGCCGCTGGCGCTGGTCCAGTTCGACGCCCATCAGGACACCTGGCTCGACGAGGAGAAGCGCATCGACCATGGCTCGTTCGTCGCCAGGGCGGTGGCCGAAGGCCTGATCATACCGGAGCGCTCGATCCAGGTCGGCATCCGCACCCATGCGCCGGACACCTGTGGTCTTGAAATCCTGCATGGCGAAGATGTCGCCGAGCTCGGTGTGGCCGGCGTTGTCGAGCGCATCAAGGCGCGTGTGGGCGATGCCAGGACCTATCTGACCTTCGACATCGACTGTCTCGACCCGGCCTTTGCCCCAGGCACCGGCACGCCGGTCGCCGGTGGTCTTTCGTCACGCGAGGCGCTGATGATCCTGCGGCGCCTGGGCTCGCTCGATATCGTCGGCGCCGATGTCGTAGAAGTGGCGCCAGCCTATGACCATGCCGACGTCACGTCGATCGCCGGTGCTGCCGTGCTGCAGCACTATCTTGGCTTGCTGGCGGAAAGGAAAGGATAG
- a CDS encoding polyamine ABC transporter substrate-binding protein translates to MRHLATLAVSMFALSVCALTSGALAAEDKTVNIYFWYDYVPADTIADFEKQTGIKVVYDTFDAVEMLTTKALTGGSGYDLIMPGASIVGQYIKAGAIQKLDETKLPHASGLNPDIMAFLARQDPGNAYAVPYAYGTTGIIYNKAKIAERMKDAPLNSLDMIFKPEVVEKFQDCGIAMVDSPEGVMSIALNYLGFDPFSTDESEIRKAANLLTVIKPYIRHFKSGSIMSEMAAGDLCLALGWSGDAIGAATKAVDAKSGADIGYSIPKEGTEIFFDVVTIPVDAPHPENAQAFLDFLITPQVAARFTNATLYPNAVTAAAPMIDETVRDNPDIYLSKETMKHLFAAQPRDQKSLRLVTRLWTGFITGTN, encoded by the coding sequence ATGCGCCATCTTGCCACCCTTGCCGTATCGATGTTCGCCCTGTCCGTTTGCGCCCTGACGAGCGGTGCTCTCGCCGCCGAGGACAAGACCGTCAACATTTACTTCTGGTACGATTACGTGCCCGCCGACACCATCGCTGACTTCGAGAAACAGACCGGCATCAAGGTCGTCTACGACACATTCGATGCCGTCGAGATGCTCACAACCAAGGCGCTGACCGGGGGCTCCGGCTATGACCTGATCATGCCGGGCGCATCGATCGTCGGCCAGTACATCAAGGCCGGCGCCATCCAGAAACTCGACGAAACGAAGCTCCCCCACGCCTCGGGTCTCAATCCCGACATCATGGCCTTCCTGGCCAGGCAGGATCCGGGCAACGCCTATGCGGTGCCCTATGCCTATGGCACCACGGGCATCATCTACAACAAGGCCAAGATCGCCGAGCGGATGAAGGACGCCCCGCTCAACAGCCTCGACATGATCTTCAAGCCGGAGGTGGTGGAAAAATTCCAGGATTGCGGCATCGCCATGGTCGATTCGCCGGAAGGCGTGATGTCGATCGCGCTCAACTACCTCGGCTTCGACCCGTTCTCGACCGACGAGAGCGAGATCAGGAAGGCAGCCAATCTGCTCACGGTGATCAAGCCTTACATCAGGCATTTCAAATCCGGCTCGATCATGAGCGAGATGGCGGCCGGCGATCTCTGCCTGGCGCTTGGCTGGAGTGGCGATGCGATCGGCGCGGCGACCAAGGCGGTGGACGCCAAAAGCGGCGCCGATATCGGCTATTCCATCCCGAAGGAGGGCACGGAAATCTTCTTCGACGTCGTCACCATTCCGGTCGATGCGCCGCACCCCGAAAATGCCCAGGCCTTTCTGGATTTCCTGATCACGCCGCAGGTCGCCGCCCGCTTCACCAACGCGACGCTCTACCCCAACGCGGTCACGGCGGCGGCGCCGATGATCGACGAGACCGTCCGCGACAATCCCGACATCTACCTCTCGAAAGAGACGATGAAGCATCTGTTCGCCGCCCAGCCGCGCGACCAGAAATCGCTTCGCCTGGTCACCCGGCTGTGGACCGGCTTCATCACCGGAACGAACTGA
- a CDS encoding LysR family transcriptional regulator → MKLPSLNAIRAFEAAARLHSFKEAADELRLTPSAVSRHIRSLEQALGMELFERGIRQVTLAPKATHFARRLSTAFRSIEAAIEELGSHGRPDAAKRASLSINATFMNLWLADRLPRFRAENPDFELDVSIHDDQSRGGNPSADLRVLFTADAGNADYLQLVSLVIFPVCAPALLAGPNAPSRVADLAGQRLLHENTTAWWEEWFEKEGLKVDAKSGPIFHDPALAVREAVNGGGVALVDNIMAQDLLASGQLVAPFPVRHAIPESYCLQQKSGNRGSAGIKRFRAWLLAEIATHKQAMGMA, encoded by the coding sequence ATGAAGCTACCTTCGTTGAATGCGATCCGGGCTTTCGAAGCGGCGGCGCGCCTGCACAGCTTCAAGGAGGCCGCCGACGAGTTGCGGCTGACGCCCTCGGCGGTGAGCCGGCATATCCGATCCCTGGAACAGGCGCTGGGTATGGAGTTGTTCGAGCGTGGCATCCGGCAGGTAACACTGGCGCCGAAAGCCACCCACTTCGCTCGCCGGCTGTCCACCGCCTTCAGGTCGATCGAGGCTGCCATCGAAGAGTTGGGCAGCCATGGCCGCCCCGATGCCGCCAAGCGTGCCTCGCTGTCGATCAACGCCACCTTCATGAACCTGTGGCTGGCCGATCGCCTGCCGCGCTTCCGCGCCGAGAACCCCGATTTCGAACTCGACGTGTCGATCCACGACGATCAGAGCCGGGGTGGCAATCCGAGCGCCGATCTGCGCGTGCTGTTCACCGCCGATGCCGGCAATGCAGACTATTTGCAGCTTGTGTCACTGGTGATCTTTCCCGTCTGCGCGCCGGCCCTGCTTGCCGGTCCGAATGCGCCAAGCCGGGTAGCCGATCTTGCCGGACAGAGGCTGCTGCACGAGAATACGACCGCCTGGTGGGAGGAATGGTTCGAGAAAGAAGGGCTGAAGGTCGACGCCAAATCCGGCCCGATCTTCCATGACCCGGCACTGGCCGTGCGCGAGGCGGTCAATGGCGGCGGTGTGGCGCTGGTCGACAACATCATGGCGCAGGATCTGCTGGCCAGCGGCCAGTTGGTGGCGCCGTTTCCGGTGCGGCACGCGATTCCGGAAAGCTACTGCCTGCAGCAGAAGTCGGGCAATCGCGGCTCGGCCGGGATCAAGCGGTTCCGCGCGTGGCTGTTGGCGGAGATTGCCACCCACAAGCAGGCGATGGGTATGGCTTGA